One Suricata suricatta isolate VVHF042 chromosome X, meerkat_22Aug2017_6uvM2_HiC, whole genome shotgun sequence genomic region harbors:
- the MOSPD1 gene encoding motile sperm domain-containing protein 1 isoform X2 encodes MHQQKRQPELVEGNLPVFVFPTELIFYADDQSTHKQVLTLYNPYEFALKFKVLCTTPNKYVVVDAAGAVKPQCCVDIVIRHRDVRSCHYGVTDKFRLQVSEQSQRKALGRKEVVATLLPSAKEQQKEEEEKRIKEHLTESLFFEQSFQPGPWHLAQRPAQGSYPGSVYTAFTGTTGLLIWQSLLDWFSLSFKVHGSCQPSEQGGHRS; translated from the exons ATGCATCAACAAAAAAGACAGCCAGAGTTAGTGGAAGGAAATCTTCCTGTTTTTGTGTTTCCTACGGAGCTAATATTTTATGCAGATGACCAGTCAACACATAAGCAAGTGTTGACTCTGTATAATCCCTATGAGTTTGCCTTAAAGTTCAAAG ttttgtgtaCGACTCCAAATAAGTATGTTGTTGTGGATGCTGCAGGTGCAGTGAAGCCGCAGTGCTGTGTGGATAT tGTGATTCGTCATAGAGATGTTCGATCCTGCCACTATGGTGTAACGGACAAATTCCGTCTTCAAGTTTCCGAGCAAAGCCAGAGGAAGGCTTTAGGAAGGAAAGAGGTTGTGGCTACTCTTCTCCCGTCTgcaaaagaacaacaaaaggaagaagaggaaaaaaggataAAGGAACATTTAAccgaaagtttattttttgagcagtCCTTTCAACCAG GTCCTTGGCACCTAGCACAGCGCCCGGCACAGGGCAGTTACCCAGGAAGTGTGTACACGGCCTTCACTGGGACAACTGGACTTCTCATCTGGCAGAGTCTGTTGGAttggttttctttgtctttcaaagtCCATGGCTCATGCCAGCCTTCAGAGCAAGGGGGACACCGCAGTTGA